A stretch of the Enoplosus armatus isolate fEnoArm2 chromosome 13, fEnoArm2.hap1, whole genome shotgun sequence genome encodes the following:
- the vps11 gene encoding vacuolar protein sorting-associated protein 11 homolog isoform X1 — protein MAAFLQWRKFVFFDKDTVKDPVDNGKNFVLPSGVSACDSGRGHIVLGDMDGKVWLLTRSLQLTFFQAYKLRVTHLFQLKQHSILVSVGQDEHGINPLVKVWNLDKRDSGNPLCTRIFPAIPGNKPTEVSCLSVHENLNFMAIGFTDGSVVLTKGDITRDRHSKTLTLHEGTSPVTGLAFRQVAKVTHLFVATLEKVHCYTLSVKEYPKVELDTHGCALRCSSLADPSQDSQFIVAGDECVYLYQPDERGPCFAFDGHKLLAHWHRGYLFLLVRDAKSPNKTEFGSRESSPSDKQLLTIYDLDNKFIAYSASFDDIVDVVAEWGSFYILTRDGKLFVLQEKDTQTKLEMLFKKNLFVMAINLAKSQHLDSDGLSEIFRQYGDHLYLKGDHDGAIQQYIRTIGKLEPSYVIRKFLDAQRIHNLTAYLQALHRQSLANADHTTLLLNCYTKLKDSSKLEEFIKVTDRSESEVHFDVEIAIKVLRQASYHSHAVFLAEKHMHHEWYLKIQLEDLKNYQEGLRYIGRLPFEQAESNMKRYGKTLMHHVPEGTTLLLKGLCTNYQPSGDTAERDSLDRANSEEFIPIFANNPRELKAFLEHMIEVDPRSPQGVYDTLLELRLQDWAHEQDPERKKVLQGEAVSLLRSDNTVFDKALVLCQMHNFKEGVLYLYEKGKLYQQIMHYHMQNEEYGKVVEACKRYGDQEGCLWEQALGYFARKEEDCKAYISEVLHHIDQNNLMPPLLVVQTLAHNSTATLSVIKDYLINKLQRESQQIEDDERKIGQYREETAHLRSEIQELKTSAKIFQKTKCNMCNSPLELPSVHFLCSHSFHQHCFESYAESEAECPTCTPENRKVMDMLRAQDQKRDLHDHFNRQLRSSNDGFSVVADYFGRGVFNKLTLVTDPPGSKTVGSLEVNLQRDLLIHTKRNC, from the exons ATGGCAGCGTTCTTACAGTGGAGGAAATTTGTCTTCTTTGACAAAGACACGGTGAAGGACCCGGTGGACAATGGGAAAAACTTTGTTCTTCCAAGCGGAGTGTCGGCTTGTGACTCCGGCCGGGGTCACATTGTTCTGGGAG ATATGGATGGCAAGGTCTGGCTTTTGACACGCTCCCTGCAGTTGACGTTTTTTCAGGCCTACAAGCTGCGGGTGACGCACCTCTTCCAGCTGAAGCAGCACAGCATCCTCGTATCAGTGGGGCAGGATGAACACGGGATAAACCCTCTA GTGAAGGTCTGGAACCTTGACAAGAGAGACAGCGGGAATCCTCTCTGCACCCGGATTTTCCCCGCAATTCCCGGCAACAAACCGACCGAAGTGTCTTGCCTCAGTGTGCACGAGAACCTCAACTTCATGGCCATTG GCTTCACAGATGGCAGCGTGGTTTTGACCAAAGGCGACATCACCAGAGACCGCCACAGCAAAACTCTGACCCTGCACGAGGGAACCAGCCCCGTCACGGGCCTCGCTTTCCGCCAAGTTGCAAAGGTCACGCACCTGTTTGTCGCCACCCTGGAGAAAGTCCAT TGCTACACCCTGTCCGTCAAGGAGTACCCTAAAGTAGAGCTGGACACACATGGCTGTGCGCTGCGCTGCTCCTCGCTGGCGGACCCCTCCCAGGATTCCCAGTTCATCGTGGCCggtgatgaatgtgtgtacctGTATCAGCCTGACGAGCGAGGGCCCTGCTTTGCCTTCGACGGACACAAGCTGTTGGCCCACTGGCACCGCGGATATCTGTTCCTGCTCGTCAGGGACGCAAAGTCGCCCAACAA GACCGAGTTCGGGAGCAGGGAGAGCTCTCCAtcagacaaacagctgctgacCATCTACGACCTGGACAACAAGTTCATCGCCTACAGCGCCTCATTCGATGACATCGTCGATGTGGTGGCCGAGTGGGGCTCCTTCTACATCCTGACCAGAGATGGAAAGCTGTTTGTTCTCCAGGAGAAAGACACGCAGACCAAACTGGAG atgctGTTTAAAAAGAACCTGTTTGTGATGGCCATAAACCTGGCTAAGAGCCAGCACCTGGACAGCGACGGACTTTCAGAGATCTTCAGACAGTACGGCGACCACCTTTACCTTAAGGGAGACCACGACGGTGCCATCCAGCAGTACATTCG CACCATTGGGAAACTGGAGCCGTCGTACGTCATCAGGAAATTCCTGGACGCGCAGAGGATCCACAACCTGACGGCGTATCTGCAAGCCCTGCACAGGCAGTCCCTGGCCAACGCGGACCACACCACGCTGCTGCTGAACTGTTACACCAAGCTGAAGGACAGCTCCAAGCTGGAGGAGTTCATCAAGGTGACCGACCG CAGTGAAAGCGAGGTCCACTTCGACGTGGAGATCGCCATCAAGGTTCTGCGGCAGGCCAGCTACCACAGCCACGCCGTTTTCTTGGCCGAGAAGCACATGCACCACGAGTGGTACCTGAAGATCCAGCTGGAAGACCTCaag AACTATCAGGAAGGGCTGCGCTACATCGGACGCCTGCCTTTCGAGCAAGCTGAGAGCAACATGAAGCGCTACGGCAAGACGCTGATGCACCACGTTCCCGAGGGTACCACGCTGCTCCTGAAGGGCTTATGCACCAACTACCAACCCAGCGGAGACACCGCTGAAAGAGACAGCCTGGATAGG gCCAACTCCGAGGAATTCATCCCTATTTTTGCCAACAACCCCCGGGAGCTGAAAGCCTTCCTGGAGCACATGATCGAGGTGGACCCCCGTTCTCCCCAGGGTGTGTACGACACACTGCTGGAGCTCCGGCTGCAAGACTGGGCACACGAACAGGACCCTGAG AGAAAAAAGGTCCTGCAGGGTGAGGCCGTGTCGCTGTTGAGGAGTGACAACACTGTGTTCGATAAGGCCCTGGTCCTCTGCCAGATGCACAACTTCAAAGAAGGCGTCCTCTACCTCTATGAGAAGGGCAAACT GTACCAGCAGATCATGCACTACCACATGCAGAATGAGGAGTACGGGAAAGTGGTAGAGGCCTGCAAGCGCTACGGGGACCAAGAGGGTTGCCTTTGGGAGCAGGCGCTGGGATACTTTGCCCGAAAAGAAGAGGACTGCAAGGCCTACATCAGCGAGGTCCTGCACCACATTGACCAAAACAACCTGATGCCTCCGTTACTTG TGGTGCAGACGCTGGCGCACAACTCGACGGCCACTCTCTCCGTCATCAAGGACTACCTCATCAACAAGCTGCAGAGGGAGAGCCAGCAGATAGAGGACGACGAACGCAAGATCGGCCAGTACCGCGAGGAAACCGCTCACCTCCGCTCCGAGATCCAGGAGCTCAAAACGAG TGCCAAGATATTCCAGAAGACCAAGTGCAACATGTGCAACAGCCCTCTGGAGCTGCCGTCGGTACACTTCCTGTGCAGCCACTCCTTCCACCAGCACTGCTTCGAAAGCTACGCCGAGAGCGAGGCCGAGTGCCCCACGTGCACCCCGGAGAACCGCAAAGTCATGGACATGCTGCGTGCCCAGGACCAGAAGCGCGACCTGCACGACCACTTCAACAGACAG TTACGCAGCTCTAACGACGGTTTCTCCGTCGTGGCTGACTACTTCGGTCGAGGAGTGTTCAACAAACTGACTCTGGTCACCGACCCGCCCGGCAGCAAAACTGTCGGGAGTCTCGAAGTGAACCTGCAGCGAGACCTTCTCATCCACACCAAGAGAAACTGCTAG
- the vps11 gene encoding vacuolar protein sorting-associated protein 11 homolog isoform X2, with the protein MAAFLQWRKFVFFDKDTVKDPVDNGKNFVLPSGVSACDSGRGHIVLGDMDGKVWLLTRSLQLTFFQAYKLRVTHLFQLKQHSILVSVGQDEHGINPLVSVKVWNLDKRDSGNPLCTRIFPAIPGNKPTEVSCLSVHENLNFMAIGFTDGSVVLTKGDITRDRHSKTLTLHEGTSPVTGLAFRQVAKVTHLFVATLEKVHCYTLSVKEYPKVELDTHGCALRCSSLADPSQDSQFIVAGDECVYLYQPDERGPCFAFDGHKLLAHWHRGYLFLLVRDAKSPNKTEFGSRESSPSDKQLLTIYDLDNKFIAYSASFDDIVDVVAEWGSFYILTRDGKLFVLQEKDTQTKLEMLFKKNLFVMAINLAKSQHLDSDGLSEIFRQYGDHLYLKGDHDGAIQQYIRTIGKLEPSYVIRKFLDAQRIHNLTAYLQALHRQSLANADHTTLLLNCYTKLKDSSKLEEFIKVTDRSESEVHFDVEIAIKVLRQASYHSHAVFLAEKHMHHEWYLKIQLEDLKNYQEGLRYIGRLPFEQAESNMKRYGKTLMHHVPEGTTLLLKGLCTNYQPSGDTAERDSLDRANSEEFIPIFANNPRELKAFLEHMIEVDPRSPQGVYDTLLELRLQDWAHEQDPERKKVLQGEAVSLLRSDNTVFDKALVLCQMHNFKEGVLYLYEKGKLYQQIMHYHMQNEEYGKVVEACKRYGDQEGCLWEQALGYFARKEEDCKAYISEVLHHIDQNNLMPPLLVVQTLAHNSTATLSVIKDYLINKLQRESQQIEDDERKIGQYREETAHLRSEIQELKTSAKIFQKTKCNMCNSPLELPSVHFLCSHSFHQHCFESYAESEAECPTCTPENRKVMDMLRAQDQKRDLHDHFNRQLRSSNDGFSVVADYFGRGVFNKLTLVTDPPGSKTVGSLEVNLQRDLLIHTKRNC; encoded by the exons ATGGCAGCGTTCTTACAGTGGAGGAAATTTGTCTTCTTTGACAAAGACACGGTGAAGGACCCGGTGGACAATGGGAAAAACTTTGTTCTTCCAAGCGGAGTGTCGGCTTGTGACTCCGGCCGGGGTCACATTGTTCTGGGAG ATATGGATGGCAAGGTCTGGCTTTTGACACGCTCCCTGCAGTTGACGTTTTTTCAGGCCTACAAGCTGCGGGTGACGCACCTCTTCCAGCTGAAGCAGCACAGCATCCTCGTATCAGTGGGGCAGGATGAACACGGGATAAACCCTCTAGTAAGC GTGAAGGTCTGGAACCTTGACAAGAGAGACAGCGGGAATCCTCTCTGCACCCGGATTTTCCCCGCAATTCCCGGCAACAAACCGACCGAAGTGTCTTGCCTCAGTGTGCACGAGAACCTCAACTTCATGGCCATTG GCTTCACAGATGGCAGCGTGGTTTTGACCAAAGGCGACATCACCAGAGACCGCCACAGCAAAACTCTGACCCTGCACGAGGGAACCAGCCCCGTCACGGGCCTCGCTTTCCGCCAAGTTGCAAAGGTCACGCACCTGTTTGTCGCCACCCTGGAGAAAGTCCAT TGCTACACCCTGTCCGTCAAGGAGTACCCTAAAGTAGAGCTGGACACACATGGCTGTGCGCTGCGCTGCTCCTCGCTGGCGGACCCCTCCCAGGATTCCCAGTTCATCGTGGCCggtgatgaatgtgtgtacctGTATCAGCCTGACGAGCGAGGGCCCTGCTTTGCCTTCGACGGACACAAGCTGTTGGCCCACTGGCACCGCGGATATCTGTTCCTGCTCGTCAGGGACGCAAAGTCGCCCAACAA GACCGAGTTCGGGAGCAGGGAGAGCTCTCCAtcagacaaacagctgctgacCATCTACGACCTGGACAACAAGTTCATCGCCTACAGCGCCTCATTCGATGACATCGTCGATGTGGTGGCCGAGTGGGGCTCCTTCTACATCCTGACCAGAGATGGAAAGCTGTTTGTTCTCCAGGAGAAAGACACGCAGACCAAACTGGAG atgctGTTTAAAAAGAACCTGTTTGTGATGGCCATAAACCTGGCTAAGAGCCAGCACCTGGACAGCGACGGACTTTCAGAGATCTTCAGACAGTACGGCGACCACCTTTACCTTAAGGGAGACCACGACGGTGCCATCCAGCAGTACATTCG CACCATTGGGAAACTGGAGCCGTCGTACGTCATCAGGAAATTCCTGGACGCGCAGAGGATCCACAACCTGACGGCGTATCTGCAAGCCCTGCACAGGCAGTCCCTGGCCAACGCGGACCACACCACGCTGCTGCTGAACTGTTACACCAAGCTGAAGGACAGCTCCAAGCTGGAGGAGTTCATCAAGGTGACCGACCG CAGTGAAAGCGAGGTCCACTTCGACGTGGAGATCGCCATCAAGGTTCTGCGGCAGGCCAGCTACCACAGCCACGCCGTTTTCTTGGCCGAGAAGCACATGCACCACGAGTGGTACCTGAAGATCCAGCTGGAAGACCTCaag AACTATCAGGAAGGGCTGCGCTACATCGGACGCCTGCCTTTCGAGCAAGCTGAGAGCAACATGAAGCGCTACGGCAAGACGCTGATGCACCACGTTCCCGAGGGTACCACGCTGCTCCTGAAGGGCTTATGCACCAACTACCAACCCAGCGGAGACACCGCTGAAAGAGACAGCCTGGATAGG gCCAACTCCGAGGAATTCATCCCTATTTTTGCCAACAACCCCCGGGAGCTGAAAGCCTTCCTGGAGCACATGATCGAGGTGGACCCCCGTTCTCCCCAGGGTGTGTACGACACACTGCTGGAGCTCCGGCTGCAAGACTGGGCACACGAACAGGACCCTGAG AGAAAAAAGGTCCTGCAGGGTGAGGCCGTGTCGCTGTTGAGGAGTGACAACACTGTGTTCGATAAGGCCCTGGTCCTCTGCCAGATGCACAACTTCAAAGAAGGCGTCCTCTACCTCTATGAGAAGGGCAAACT GTACCAGCAGATCATGCACTACCACATGCAGAATGAGGAGTACGGGAAAGTGGTAGAGGCCTGCAAGCGCTACGGGGACCAAGAGGGTTGCCTTTGGGAGCAGGCGCTGGGATACTTTGCCCGAAAAGAAGAGGACTGCAAGGCCTACATCAGCGAGGTCCTGCACCACATTGACCAAAACAACCTGATGCCTCCGTTACTTG TGGTGCAGACGCTGGCGCACAACTCGACGGCCACTCTCTCCGTCATCAAGGACTACCTCATCAACAAGCTGCAGAGGGAGAGCCAGCAGATAGAGGACGACGAACGCAAGATCGGCCAGTACCGCGAGGAAACCGCTCACCTCCGCTCCGAGATCCAGGAGCTCAAAACGAG TGCCAAGATATTCCAGAAGACCAAGTGCAACATGTGCAACAGCCCTCTGGAGCTGCCGTCGGTACACTTCCTGTGCAGCCACTCCTTCCACCAGCACTGCTTCGAAAGCTACGCCGAGAGCGAGGCCGAGTGCCCCACGTGCACCCCGGAGAACCGCAAAGTCATGGACATGCTGCGTGCCCAGGACCAGAAGCGCGACCTGCACGACCACTTCAACAGACAG TTACGCAGCTCTAACGACGGTTTCTCCGTCGTGGCTGACTACTTCGGTCGAGGAGTGTTCAACAAACTGACTCTGGTCACCGACCCGCCCGGCAGCAAAACTGTCGGGAGTCTCGAAGTGAACCTGCAGCGAGACCTTCTCATCCACACCAAGAGAAACTGCTAG
- the vps11 gene encoding vacuolar protein sorting-associated protein 11 homolog isoform X3 produces the protein MAAFLQWRKFVFFDKDTVKDPVDNGKNFVLPSGVSACDSGRGHIVLGDMDGKVWLLTRSLQLTFFQAYKLRVTHLFQLKQHSILVSVGQDEHGINPLVKVWNLDKRDSGNPLCTRIFPAIPGNKPTEVSCLSVHENLNFMAIGFTDGSVVLTKGDITRDRHSKTLTLHEGTSPVTGLAFRQVAKVTHLFVATLEKVHCYTLSVKEYPKVELDTHGCALRCSSLADPSQDSQFIVAGDECVYLYQPDERGPCFAFDGHKLLAHWHRGYLFLLVRDAKSPNKTEFGSRESSPSDKQLLTIYDLDNKFIAYSASFDDIVDVVAEWGSFYILTRDGKLFVLQEKDTQTKLENLFVMAINLAKSQHLDSDGLSEIFRQYGDHLYLKGDHDGAIQQYIRTIGKLEPSYVIRKFLDAQRIHNLTAYLQALHRQSLANADHTTLLLNCYTKLKDSSKLEEFIKVTDRSESEVHFDVEIAIKVLRQASYHSHAVFLAEKHMHHEWYLKIQLEDLKNYQEGLRYIGRLPFEQAESNMKRYGKTLMHHVPEGTTLLLKGLCTNYQPSGDTAERDSLDRANSEEFIPIFANNPRELKAFLEHMIEVDPRSPQGVYDTLLELRLQDWAHEQDPERKKVLQGEAVSLLRSDNTVFDKALVLCQMHNFKEGVLYLYEKGKLYQQIMHYHMQNEEYGKVVEACKRYGDQEGCLWEQALGYFARKEEDCKAYISEVLHHIDQNNLMPPLLVVQTLAHNSTATLSVIKDYLINKLQRESQQIEDDERKIGQYREETAHLRSEIQELKTSAKIFQKTKCNMCNSPLELPSVHFLCSHSFHQHCFESYAESEAECPTCTPENRKVMDMLRAQDQKRDLHDHFNRQLRSSNDGFSVVADYFGRGVFNKLTLVTDPPGSKTVGSLEVNLQRDLLIHTKRNC, from the exons ATGGCAGCGTTCTTACAGTGGAGGAAATTTGTCTTCTTTGACAAAGACACGGTGAAGGACCCGGTGGACAATGGGAAAAACTTTGTTCTTCCAAGCGGAGTGTCGGCTTGTGACTCCGGCCGGGGTCACATTGTTCTGGGAG ATATGGATGGCAAGGTCTGGCTTTTGACACGCTCCCTGCAGTTGACGTTTTTTCAGGCCTACAAGCTGCGGGTGACGCACCTCTTCCAGCTGAAGCAGCACAGCATCCTCGTATCAGTGGGGCAGGATGAACACGGGATAAACCCTCTA GTGAAGGTCTGGAACCTTGACAAGAGAGACAGCGGGAATCCTCTCTGCACCCGGATTTTCCCCGCAATTCCCGGCAACAAACCGACCGAAGTGTCTTGCCTCAGTGTGCACGAGAACCTCAACTTCATGGCCATTG GCTTCACAGATGGCAGCGTGGTTTTGACCAAAGGCGACATCACCAGAGACCGCCACAGCAAAACTCTGACCCTGCACGAGGGAACCAGCCCCGTCACGGGCCTCGCTTTCCGCCAAGTTGCAAAGGTCACGCACCTGTTTGTCGCCACCCTGGAGAAAGTCCAT TGCTACACCCTGTCCGTCAAGGAGTACCCTAAAGTAGAGCTGGACACACATGGCTGTGCGCTGCGCTGCTCCTCGCTGGCGGACCCCTCCCAGGATTCCCAGTTCATCGTGGCCggtgatgaatgtgtgtacctGTATCAGCCTGACGAGCGAGGGCCCTGCTTTGCCTTCGACGGACACAAGCTGTTGGCCCACTGGCACCGCGGATATCTGTTCCTGCTCGTCAGGGACGCAAAGTCGCCCAACAA GACCGAGTTCGGGAGCAGGGAGAGCTCTCCAtcagacaaacagctgctgacCATCTACGACCTGGACAACAAGTTCATCGCCTACAGCGCCTCATTCGATGACATCGTCGATGTGGTGGCCGAGTGGGGCTCCTTCTACATCCTGACCAGAGATGGAAAGCTGTTTGTTCTCCAGGAGAAAGACACGCAGACCAAACTGGAG AACCTGTTTGTGATGGCCATAAACCTGGCTAAGAGCCAGCACCTGGACAGCGACGGACTTTCAGAGATCTTCAGACAGTACGGCGACCACCTTTACCTTAAGGGAGACCACGACGGTGCCATCCAGCAGTACATTCG CACCATTGGGAAACTGGAGCCGTCGTACGTCATCAGGAAATTCCTGGACGCGCAGAGGATCCACAACCTGACGGCGTATCTGCAAGCCCTGCACAGGCAGTCCCTGGCCAACGCGGACCACACCACGCTGCTGCTGAACTGTTACACCAAGCTGAAGGACAGCTCCAAGCTGGAGGAGTTCATCAAGGTGACCGACCG CAGTGAAAGCGAGGTCCACTTCGACGTGGAGATCGCCATCAAGGTTCTGCGGCAGGCCAGCTACCACAGCCACGCCGTTTTCTTGGCCGAGAAGCACATGCACCACGAGTGGTACCTGAAGATCCAGCTGGAAGACCTCaag AACTATCAGGAAGGGCTGCGCTACATCGGACGCCTGCCTTTCGAGCAAGCTGAGAGCAACATGAAGCGCTACGGCAAGACGCTGATGCACCACGTTCCCGAGGGTACCACGCTGCTCCTGAAGGGCTTATGCACCAACTACCAACCCAGCGGAGACACCGCTGAAAGAGACAGCCTGGATAGG gCCAACTCCGAGGAATTCATCCCTATTTTTGCCAACAACCCCCGGGAGCTGAAAGCCTTCCTGGAGCACATGATCGAGGTGGACCCCCGTTCTCCCCAGGGTGTGTACGACACACTGCTGGAGCTCCGGCTGCAAGACTGGGCACACGAACAGGACCCTGAG AGAAAAAAGGTCCTGCAGGGTGAGGCCGTGTCGCTGTTGAGGAGTGACAACACTGTGTTCGATAAGGCCCTGGTCCTCTGCCAGATGCACAACTTCAAAGAAGGCGTCCTCTACCTCTATGAGAAGGGCAAACT GTACCAGCAGATCATGCACTACCACATGCAGAATGAGGAGTACGGGAAAGTGGTAGAGGCCTGCAAGCGCTACGGGGACCAAGAGGGTTGCCTTTGGGAGCAGGCGCTGGGATACTTTGCCCGAAAAGAAGAGGACTGCAAGGCCTACATCAGCGAGGTCCTGCACCACATTGACCAAAACAACCTGATGCCTCCGTTACTTG TGGTGCAGACGCTGGCGCACAACTCGACGGCCACTCTCTCCGTCATCAAGGACTACCTCATCAACAAGCTGCAGAGGGAGAGCCAGCAGATAGAGGACGACGAACGCAAGATCGGCCAGTACCGCGAGGAAACCGCTCACCTCCGCTCCGAGATCCAGGAGCTCAAAACGAG TGCCAAGATATTCCAGAAGACCAAGTGCAACATGTGCAACAGCCCTCTGGAGCTGCCGTCGGTACACTTCCTGTGCAGCCACTCCTTCCACCAGCACTGCTTCGAAAGCTACGCCGAGAGCGAGGCCGAGTGCCCCACGTGCACCCCGGAGAACCGCAAAGTCATGGACATGCTGCGTGCCCAGGACCAGAAGCGCGACCTGCACGACCACTTCAACAGACAG TTACGCAGCTCTAACGACGGTTTCTCCGTCGTGGCTGACTACTTCGGTCGAGGAGTGTTCAACAAACTGACTCTGGTCACCGACCCGCCCGGCAGCAAAACTGTCGGGAGTCTCGAAGTGAACCTGCAGCGAGACCTTCTCATCCACACCAAGAGAAACTGCTAG